The following proteins come from a genomic window of Salvia hispanica cultivar TCC Black 2014 chromosome 4, UniMelb_Shisp_WGS_1.0, whole genome shotgun sequence:
- the LOC125224264 gene encoding probable carboxylesterase 2: protein MADQVLHTLPQFFPSIAVDKDGQIERLNSQDVVLPSLDPATGVQSKDVQIAPEINLSARVYLPPSADPTKKLPLLFYYHGGCFIIGSAFSPRYHNHLNHLVAQANVVAVSLNYRLAPEFPIPAAFEDSWRALNWTAEGNDEWINEFADLKRVYLGGDSAGANIAHNIAMRVGLENPDGFNLQGIFLNCPYFGGMDPIGCETAEEHLKWTKFIEKLWGFVCPSMRDRDEGWVNPGKDPRISGLGCGKVLVYVAEKDFLKDRGWYYNEVLSNCGWNGEIECIEVADEGHIFSVIAPDSQVGSDMIKRVASFINH from the coding sequence ATGGCCGACCAAGTACTCCACACCCTCCCTCAATTCTTCCCTTCTATCGCAGTCGACAAAGATGGCCAAATCGAGAGGCTAAATTCCCAAGATGTCGTTCTCCCATCTCTAGATCCAGCCACCGGCGTCCAATCCAAAGACGTCCAAATCGCGCCGGAAATCAACCTCTCCGCCCGGGTTTACCTCCCGCCAAGCGCCGACCCCACCAAAAAGCTCCCGCTTCTCTTCTACTACCACGGCGGCTGCTTCATCATCGGCTCCGCCTTCTCCCCTCGCTACCACAACCATCTCAATCACTTAGTCGCACAAGCCAACGTCGTCGCCGTCTCGTTGAATTACCGATTAGCCCCCGAATTCCCGATCCCGGCCGCGTTCGAGGATTCATGGCGCGCTCTCAACTGGACCGCCGAGGGAAATGATGAATGGATCAACGAATTCGCCGATCTGAAGCGTGTGTATTTGGGCGGGGACAGCGCCGGCGCGAATATAGCTCACAACATCGCAATGCGGGTCGGGTTGGAGAATCCGGATGGTTTCAACTTGCAGGGGATATTCCTGAATTGCCCCTACTTCGGGGGCATGGACCCGATTGGGTGCGAGACGGCGGAGGAGCACCTGAAGTGGACGAAGTTTATTGAGAAGCTTTGGGGATTTGTTTGCCCGAGCATGAGGGATCGCGACGAGGGGTGGGTGAACCCGGGTAAGGATCCAAGGATATCGGGTTTGGGTTGCGGGAAAGTGTTGGTTTATGTTGCAGAGAAGGATTTTCTCAAGGATAGAGGCTGGTATTATAATGAGGTGCTGAGCAATTGTGGATGGAATGGTGAAATCGAGTGTATTGAGGTTGCTGATGAAGGCCATATTTTCAGTGTGATTGCTCCTGATAGTCAGGTTGGTAGTGACATGATCAAAAGAGTGGCTTCCTTTATTAATCACTAA
- the LOC125224460 gene encoding serine carboxypeptidase 1-like: MLPQDGLKEDDKITGLPGQPQVTFPQYSGYVTVDPTAGRALFYWLTEADDSSNKPLVLWLNGGPGCSSIGNGAMTELGPFRVNADGKTLWYNNKAWNTVANVLFLESPAGVGFSYSNTTSDYVTGDTKTAADSYTFLVNWLERFPEYKTRDFYITGESYAGHYVPQLAQLILKNNEVTNQTVINLKGIAIGNAYIDYLDEVNGSYDYYWSHALISDESHDGIIKNCNFSAPEISDKCEQALDQADGEIGNIFGYDIYAPLCGSNSTAPSLSSFDPCSSDYVFTYLNTPEVQQALHANISGALPGPWDACSNLISWTDEPETVLPVIKELMASGISVWIYSGDTDGVVPVTTTRYSLPKLSTTIKTSWYPWYYQGEVGGYAVGYENLTFVTIRGAGHFVPSYQPERAITFFSSFLEGKLPPSS; this comes from the exons ATGTTGCCTCAAGACGGCCTAAAAGAGGATGACAAGATCACAGGGCTGCCAGGCCAGCCGCAGGTGACCTTCCCTCAGTATTCTGGATACGTCACTGTTGATCCTACCGCTGGACGCGCTCTTTTCTATTGGCTCACCGAGGCTGATGACTCCTCCAACAAGCCACTTGTGTTGTGGCTCAATGGAG GACCAGGGTGTTCCTCGATAGGAAATGGTGCGATGACAGAGCTTGGCCCGTTCCGTGTGAATGCAGACGGAAAGACGTTGTGGTACAATAACAAGGCTTGGAATACTG TGGCTAATGTCCTGTTTTTGGAGTCTCCTGCTGGTGTTGGATTTTCGTACTCGAACACGACGTCGGACTATGTAACAGGAGACACCAAAACTGCAGCGGATTCCTACACTTTCTTGGTGAACTGGCTGGAGAGGTTCCCGGAATACAAAACTCGCGATTTCTACATAACCGGAGAGAGCTATGCCGGTCACTACGTGCCCCAACTTGCTCAGTTGATCCTAAAAAACAACGAAGTAACAAATCAAACTGTCATTAATTTGAAAGGAATTGCA ATTGGGAATGCTTACATTGATTATCTCGACGAAGTAAATGGCTCGTACGACTACTACTGGTCGCATGCTCTCATTTCGGACGAGAGTCACGATGGAATTATCAAAAACTGCAACTTTTCGGCTCCTGAAATATCAGACAAATGCGAACAAGCTTTGGATCAAGCAGATGGTGAAATAGGAAATATATTCGGTTATGACATCTACGCGCCTCTTTGCGGTTCAAACTCTACTGCTCCATCG CTGTCTTCATTTGATCCATGCTCGAGTGACTATGTTTTCACGTACCTAAACACGCCTGAAGTGCAACAAGCACTTCACGCGAACATCAGTGGAGCTCTCCCCGGGCCATGGGACGCTTGCAG CAATCTCATATCGTGGACCGATGAGCCGGAGACGGTTTTACCTGTCATCAAGGAGCTCATGGCTAGCGGCATTAGCGTCTGGATCTACAG TGGCGACACAGATGGAGTGGTGCCGGTGACAACAACCAGGTACTCGTTGCCCAAACTAAGCACCACTATTAAGACTTCGTGGTACCCATGGTACTATCAGGGCGAGGTTGGAGGGTACGCGGTGGGATATGAGAACCTGACATTTGTGACCATAAGAGGAGCTGGACATTTCGTCCCGAGCTATCAGCCTGAGAGAGCGATCACCTTCTTCTCGTCCTTCTTGGAAGGGAAGCTGCCTCCCAGCAGCTAA
- the LOC125219974 gene encoding probable carboxylesterase 2 has translation MADEILHDFFPMLRVYRSGRIERLTGEDIVPPSIDSLTSVQSKDVEIEPEINLSARIYLPPNADPTKKLPLLVYYHGGGFVVGSAFSPLCHKHLILLVAQANIVAISVNYCLAPEFPLPIAFEDSWRALKWIAEGNDEWINEFADLTRVYLGGDSAGANIAHNIAMRVGSENPEGFNLQGIFLNCPAFGGEDPIGCETAEEFKKRAEFSKKLWHFICPSMKDRDEGWVNPGKDPKISGLGCGKVLVYVAGKDHLKDRGWYYKEVLSNCGWKGEIECVEVAEEDHVFSVLTPDNQVSMDMIKKVASFLNNY, from the coding sequence ATGGCCGACGAAATTCTCCACGATTTCTTCCCAATGCTAAGAGTCTACAGAAGTGGCCGAATCGAGAGGCTTACTGGCGAAGATATCGTCCCCCCGTCTATAGATTCACTTACCTCCGTCCAATCCAAAGACGTCGAAATCGAGCCGGAGATCAACCTCTCCGCCCGAATCTACCTCCCTCCCAACGCCGACCCCACCAAAAAGCTCCCACTCCTCGTCTACTACCACGGCGGCGGCTTCGTCGTCGGATCCGCCTTCTCCCCGCTCTGTCATAAGCATCTCATTCTCTTAGTCGCACAAGCCAACATCGTCGCCATCTCGGTTAATTACTGTTTAGCCCCCGAATTCCCGCTCCCGATCGCGTTCGAGGACTCATGGCGCGCTCTCAAATGGATCGCCGAGGGCAATGATGAATGGATCAACGAATTCGCCGATCTGACACGTGTGTATTTAGGCGGGGACAGCGCGGGCGCGAATATAGCACACAACATCGCAATGAGGGTCGGTTCGGAGAATCCGGAGGGTTTTAACTTGCAAGGGATTTTCCTGAATTGCCCCGCCTTTGGGGGCGAGGATCCGATTGGGTGCGAAACGGCTGAGGAATTCAAGAAGAGGGCAGAGTTTTCTAAGAAACTGTGGCATTTTATTTGCCCGAGCATGAAGGATCGCGACGAAGGATGGGTGAATCCAGGTAAGGATCCGAAGATATCGGGTTTGGGTTGTGGAAAAGTGTTGGTTTATGTTGCGGGGAAGGATCACCTGAAGGATAGAGGGTGGTATTATAAGGAGGTGCTTAGCAATTGTGGGTGGAAGGGAGAAATTGAATGTGTTGAGGTTGCAGAGGAAGATCATGTATTTAGTGTGCTTACTCCAGATAATCAGGTATCAATGgatatgataaaaaaagtgGCTTCCTTTCTTAATAACTACTGA
- the LOC125185660 gene encoding probable carboxylesterase 2 has protein sequence MADELLHTLLELFPNIKTLPTKVFVPPSLDPATGVQSKDVEIAAEINLSARIYLPPKADPTKKLPLLVYYHGGGFVFESAFSPLYHKHLNHLVAQANVVAVSVNYRLAPDFPLPIAFEDSWRALRWIAEGDEEWNNEFADLKRVYLGGDSAGGNIVHNIAMRVGSENPEGFDLQGIFLNCPFFGGVDPIGCETAEEFKKRTEFFQNMWGFVCPSLKDRDEGWVNPGKDPKISGLGCGKVLVYVAGNDSLKARGWYYKEVLSNCGWKGEIECVEVAGEDHVFSVFGPDNKAGIDMIKKVAFFINH, from the coding sequence ATGGCCGACGAATTACTCCACACTCTCCTCGAGCTCTTCCCTAACATCAAGACGCTACCCACCAAAGTTTTCGTCCCTCCATCTCTAGATCCAGCCACGGGCGTCCAATCCAAGGACGTCGAAATCGCGGCGGAGATCAATCTCTCCGCCCGGATTTACCTCCCGCCCAAGGCCGACCCCACCAAAAAGCTCCCGCTCCTCGTCTACTACCACGGCGGCGGCTTCGTCTTCGAATCCGCCTTCTCCCCGCTCTATCACAAGCACCTCAATCACTTAGTCGCCCAAGCCAACGTTGTCGCTGTCTCAGTTAATTACCGATTAGCCCCCGACTTCCCGCTCCCGATCGCGTTCGAGGATTCATGGCGCGCTCTCAGGTGGATCGCCGAGGGCGATGAGGAATGGAACAACGAATTCGCTGATCTAAAGCGTGTGTATTTAGGCGGGGACAGCGCGGGCGGGAATATAGTGCACAACATCGCAATGCGGGTCGGGTCGGAGAATCCGGAGGGTTTTGACTTGCAAGGGATTTTCCTGAATTGCCCCTTCTTCGGGGGAGTCGATCCGATTGGGTGCGAAACGGCGGAGGAGTTCAAGAAGAGGACGGAGTTTTTCCAGAATATGTGGGGTTTTGTTTGCCCAAGCTTGAAGGATCGCGACGAGGGATGGGTGAACCCGGGTAAGGACCCGAAGATATCGGGTTTGGGTTGCGGAAAAGTTCTTGTTTATGTTGCGGGGAATGATTCGCTCAAGGCTAGAGGGTGGTATTACAAGGAGGTGCTGAGTAATTGTGGATGGAAGGGAGAAATCGAGTGTGTTGAGGTTGCCGGTGAAGATCACGTTTTTAGTGTGTTTGGTCCAGATAATAAGGCTGGTATCGATATGATTAAGAAAGTGGCTTTCTTTATTAATCACTGA